One Streptosporangium sp. NBC_01495 DNA window includes the following coding sequences:
- a CDS encoding sulfotransferase: MVFLGGLGRSGTTLLERLLGEVPGIAPLGEVVHLWARSALADEACGCGEPFGSCPFWEKVGERAFGGWSEDLAHRMIALRSRVDRTRRIPTLARLLAEEQAGTGRWPTPGTAELDEYVAIHRGLYDAAGEVADCPVVVDSSKHASLAFCLAAAGVDVQVVHVVRDPRAVAHSWRRRVARPEDGRPMTHWSPSRTSLHWLSENLSLELLARRGVPVTRVRYEDLLDAPADTLRRVVARIGLPCRLDFLSGNWAEFSTAHTASGNPMRFTVGRTELTRDDSWRAVASSRQSRLVTALTWPLMIKYGYYRRLA; the protein is encoded by the coding sequence GTGGTATTTCTGGGTGGCCTCGGCCGCAGCGGGACCACGCTGCTGGAGCGCCTGCTCGGGGAGGTCCCCGGCATCGCGCCGCTCGGTGAGGTCGTCCACCTCTGGGCCAGGAGCGCGCTCGCGGACGAGGCCTGCGGGTGCGGTGAGCCCTTCGGATCGTGCCCCTTCTGGGAGAAGGTCGGTGAGCGCGCGTTCGGTGGCTGGTCCGAGGACCTGGCCCACCGGATGATCGCGCTCAGGTCCCGCGTCGACCGCACCCGGCGCATCCCCACGCTGGCCAGGCTCCTCGCCGAGGAGCAGGCGGGCACCGGCCGGTGGCCGACACCCGGCACCGCCGAGCTGGACGAGTACGTCGCGATCCACCGTGGCCTGTACGACGCGGCGGGCGAGGTCGCCGACTGCCCGGTCGTGGTCGACTCCAGCAAGCACGCCTCGCTGGCCTTCTGCCTCGCGGCGGCCGGAGTCGACGTCCAGGTCGTCCACGTGGTCCGTGACCCGCGCGCGGTCGCGCACTCCTGGCGCAGGAGGGTCGCGCGTCCCGAGGACGGGCGCCCGATGACCCACTGGTCGCCCTCCCGCACCTCGCTGCACTGGCTGAGCGAGAACCTCAGCCTCGAACTCCTCGCCCGCAGGGGCGTCCCGGTCACCCGGGTCCGCTACGAGGACCTGCTCGACGCCCCCGCCGACACGCTCAGGCGCGTGGTCGCCAGGATCGGCCTTCCATGCCGCCTCGACTTCCTCTCGGGCAACTGGGCGGAATTCTCGACGGCGCACACGGCCTCGGGCAACCCGATGCGTTTCACGGTCGGCCGCACGGAGCTGACCAGGGACGACAGCTGGCGCGCCGTCGCGTCGTCCCGGCAGTCGCGCCTGGTCACCGCGCTGACCTGGCCCCTCATGATCAAGTACGGCTATTACAGGAGACTCGCGTGA
- a CDS encoding glycosyltransferase family 2 protein gives MNASVGVVIPTRGHRPDQLRTATLAVLGQDHPGPVEVVVVVDGGDPAWVADQVADLLASRALTPGRYGAPSRGVRVMANRLTPGLPGARNTGIAALGTDMVAFCDDDDQWLPGKIEAQVAALEAEPDARFSSCAIEVEYGSRRISRLAGTSRVTYRHLVRSRMVMVHSSTFLFRRGGLWADESAPRGQNEDWDLALRAAAQHPIVHVDRPLVRVRWGGSSYVARWADRIAGLQWMLARHPDLAVDPRGAARVYGQLAFHHAALGQRREAGRWAWRAFTARHGEPRAPIALAVAIGLVPARTLLSVLHHRGHGI, from the coding sequence GTGAACGCATCGGTGGGTGTCGTCATCCCCACCCGGGGACACCGGCCGGACCAGCTGCGCACGGCCACGCTCGCCGTGCTCGGCCAGGACCACCCCGGCCCCGTCGAGGTCGTCGTCGTCGTGGACGGCGGCGATCCGGCCTGGGTCGCCGACCAGGTGGCCGACCTCCTGGCCAGCCGGGCACTGACACCCGGCCGGTACGGGGCGCCCTCGCGCGGCGTGCGGGTGATGGCCAACCGGCTCACCCCCGGCCTGCCCGGTGCCCGCAACACCGGCATCGCGGCGCTCGGCACCGACATGGTCGCCTTCTGCGACGACGACGACCAGTGGCTACCCGGCAAGATCGAGGCTCAGGTCGCCGCGCTGGAGGCGGAGCCTGACGCGCGCTTCTCCAGCTGTGCCATCGAGGTCGAGTACGGATCGCGCCGGATCTCCCGGCTGGCCGGGACCAGCCGGGTCACCTACCGCCACCTGGTGCGCTCGCGGATGGTGATGGTGCACTCCTCGACGTTCCTGTTCCGGCGCGGCGGGCTCTGGGCGGACGAGAGCGCCCCCAGGGGCCAGAACGAGGACTGGGACCTGGCGCTGCGCGCCGCCGCCCAGCACCCCATCGTGCACGTCGACCGGCCCCTGGTCCGGGTGCGCTGGGGCGGCTCCTCGTACGTGGCCCGCTGGGCCGACCGGATCGCCGGGCTGCAGTGGATGCTCGCCCGGCACCCTGATCTGGCCGTGGATCCGCGCGGCGCGGCGCGGGTCTACGGTCAGCTCGCCTTCCACCACGCGGCCCTCGGCCAGCGGAGGGAGGCGGGCCGCTGGGCCTGGCGGGCGTTCACCGCCCGCCACGGCGAGCCCCGCGCGCCCATCGCGCTCGCGGTGGCGATCGGCCTGGTCCCCGCGCGGACCCTGCTCAGCGTCCTGCACCATCGAGGGCACGGCATCTGA
- a CDS encoding 3'(2'),5'-bisphosphate nucleotidase CysQ gives MTVRDDHILAAELATAAGEKLAALRAERGFGDPSELRKEGDAASHVFLMEALSRLRPADSVLSEEATSEERLDPRRLRAERVWIVDPLDGTREFGEEGRTDWAVHVALWERGTLTAGAVALPAQGRTLSTLEPPVRPAPEAGARPRIAVSRTRPPEFVQNLARLAGADLVPIGSAGAKISAVLTGQVEAYVHAGGQYEWDSAAPVAVALASGVHASRIDGSPLVYNQPDPSLPDILVSLPGLAPTLLAGIRDLHR, from the coding sequence ATGACCGTTCGCGACGATCACATACTCGCCGCGGAGCTGGCGACGGCGGCCGGCGAGAAGCTGGCGGCGCTGCGCGCGGAGCGGGGCTTCGGCGACCCGTCCGAGCTTCGCAAGGAGGGCGACGCCGCCTCCCACGTGTTCCTGATGGAGGCCCTGTCGCGGTTGCGCCCGGCTGACAGCGTGCTGTCCGAGGAGGCGACCAGCGAGGAGCGGCTCGACCCGCGCAGGCTGCGCGCCGAGCGGGTCTGGATCGTCGACCCGCTGGACGGCACCCGCGAGTTCGGCGAGGAGGGCCGCACGGACTGGGCGGTCCACGTGGCGCTCTGGGAGCGCGGCACGCTGACGGCCGGAGCCGTCGCGCTGCCCGCCCAGGGCCGTACGCTCTCCACCCTCGAACCCCCCGTGCGGCCCGCCCCGGAGGCGGGCGCCAGGCCGAGGATCGCGGTCAGCCGGACCCGCCCGCCGGAGTTCGTCCAGAACCTGGCCCGCCTCGCCGGCGCCGACCTGGTGCCGATCGGTTCGGCGGGCGCCAAGATCTCCGCGGTGCTCACCGGCCAGGTCGAGGCCTACGTGCACGCCGGAGGCCAGTACGAGTGGGACTCCGCCGCGCCCGTCGCGGTGGCCCTCGCCTCCGGGGTCCACGCGAGCCGCATCGACGGCTCGCCGCTGGTCTACAACCAGCCCGACCCCTCGCTGCCGGATATTCTTGTATCCCTACCGGGACTGGCGCCAACGTTGCTCGCTGGAATCCGGGATCTGCACCGCTAA
- the cysN gene encoding sulfate adenylyltransferase subunit CysN — translation MDILRFATAGSVDDGKSTLIGRLLFDSKAIFEDQLEAVERTSRDRGTEYTDLSLLTDGLRAEREQGITIDVAYRYFATPKRKFIIADTPGHIQYTRNMVTGASTADLAIVLIDARKGVLEQSRRHAFLTTLLRVPHLVLAVNKMDLVDYSQERFEEIREEFTAFASKLNAPDLTFIPMSALHGDNVVSRSENTPWYNGSSLLHHLEHVHIASDRNLVDVRFPVQYVIRPQRATDPSLHDYRGYAGQVAGGVLKPGDEVTHLPSGLATRIASIDTFDGPVDEAFPPMSVTLRLEDDIDISRGDMICRPNNQPHVSQELEAMICWMADTAKLAPRTKLTIKHTTRSARVLVKDLHYRLDVNTLHRDETAQSLSLNEIGRVSLRVTQPLFVDDYARNRLTGGFILVDESTNNTVGAGMIVDAR, via the coding sequence ATGGACATTCTTCGCTTCGCCACGGCGGGAAGTGTCGACGACGGAAAGTCGACCCTCATCGGGCGGCTGCTCTTCGACTCCAAGGCGATCTTCGAGGACCAGCTGGAGGCCGTCGAGCGCACCTCCCGCGACCGCGGCACCGAGTACACCGACCTGTCGCTCCTCACCGACGGCCTGCGGGCCGAGCGGGAGCAGGGCATCACGATCGACGTGGCCTATCGCTACTTCGCCACTCCCAAGCGCAAGTTCATCATCGCCGACACCCCCGGGCACATCCAGTACACCCGGAACATGGTCACCGGCGCCTCCACCGCCGACCTGGCGATCGTCCTGATCGACGCCCGCAAGGGCGTGCTGGAGCAGTCGCGTCGGCACGCGTTCCTCACCACCCTGCTGCGGGTGCCGCACCTGGTCCTGGCCGTCAACAAGATGGACCTGGTCGACTACTCCCAGGAGCGGTTCGAGGAGATCCGCGAGGAGTTCACCGCCTTCGCCTCCAAGCTGAACGCGCCGGACCTGACGTTCATCCCGATGTCGGCGCTGCACGGCGACAACGTGGTGTCCCGCTCGGAGAACACGCCCTGGTACAACGGGTCCTCCCTGCTCCACCACCTGGAGCACGTGCACATCGCCTCCGACCGCAACCTGGTCGACGTGCGCTTCCCCGTGCAGTACGTCATTCGCCCGCAGCGGGCCACCGACCCCTCCCTCCACGACTACCGCGGCTACGCGGGCCAGGTCGCCGGAGGGGTGCTGAAGCCGGGCGACGAGGTCACGCACCTGCCCTCCGGCCTGGCCACGCGCATCGCGTCGATCGACACCTTCGACGGGCCGGTCGACGAGGCGTTCCCGCCGATGTCGGTCACCCTCCGGCTGGAGGACGACATCGACATCTCGCGCGGCGACATGATCTGCCGCCCGAACAACCAGCCGCACGTCTCCCAGGAGCTGGAGGCGATGATCTGCTGGATGGCCGACACCGCCAAGCTGGCCCCGCGCACCAAGCTGACCATCAAGCACACCACCCGCTCGGCCCGTGTCCTGGTCAAGGACCTGCACTACCGGCTGGACGTCAACACCCTGCACCGGGACGAGACGGCCCAGTCGCTCAGCCTCAACGAGATCGGGCGGGTCTCGCTCCGCGTCACCCAGCCGCTGTTCGTGGACGACTACGCCCGCAACCGCCTCACCGGCGGCTTCATCCTCGTGGACGAGTCCACCAACAACACCGTTGGCGCCGGGATGATCGTCGACGCCAGGTAG
- the cysD gene encoding sulfate adenylyltransferase subunit CysD — MLQRDYTTSQLDVLEAEAVHIMREVAAEFERPCLLFSGGKDSIVMLRIAEKAFWPAPIPFPLMHVDTGHNFAEVIEFRDRRAAELGARLVVASVQDSIDAGRVVEETGRRASRNRLQTTTLLDAIEENEYDAVFGGARRDEEKARAKERVFSFRDDFGQWDPKNQRPELWNLYNARIRKGEHIRVFPLSNWTELDIWDYIRREEIEIPSIYFAHTRKVFERDGMLLADSEFITRDDDEPLLDMTVRYRTVGDVTCTGAVQSGAATVEAIIDEIAVTRITERGATRADDRASEASMEDRKREGYF; from the coding sequence ATGCTTCAGCGCGACTACACCACGTCGCAGCTCGACGTCCTCGAGGCAGAGGCTGTTCACATCATGCGCGAGGTCGCGGCGGAGTTCGAGCGTCCCTGTCTGCTCTTCTCGGGGGGCAAGGACTCCATCGTCATGCTCCGCATCGCGGAGAAGGCGTTCTGGCCGGCGCCGATTCCCTTCCCCCTGATGCACGTCGACACCGGGCACAACTTCGCCGAGGTCATCGAGTTCCGCGACCGCCGTGCCGCGGAGCTGGGCGCCCGTCTGGTCGTCGCCAGCGTCCAGGACTCCATCGACGCCGGACGCGTCGTCGAGGAGACCGGCCGCAGGGCCTCGCGCAACCGGCTGCAGACCACGACGCTGCTGGACGCGATCGAGGAGAACGAGTACGACGCGGTGTTCGGCGGCGCCCGCCGCGACGAGGAGAAGGCCCGTGCGAAGGAGCGCGTGTTCTCCTTCCGCGACGACTTCGGCCAGTGGGATCCCAAGAACCAGCGCCCCGAGCTGTGGAACCTCTACAACGCCAGGATCCGCAAGGGCGAGCACATCCGCGTGTTCCCGCTGTCCAACTGGACCGAGCTCGACATCTGGGACTACATCCGGCGCGAGGAGATCGAGATTCCCTCGATCTACTTCGCCCACACCCGCAAGGTGTTCGAGCGCGACGGCATGCTGCTGGCCGACAGCGAGTTCATCACCCGCGACGACGACGAGCCGCTCCTGGACATGACGGTCCGCTACCGGACGGTCGGTGACGTGACCTGCACCGGCGCCGTCCAGTCGGGTGCCGCGACGGTCGAGGCGATCATCGACGAGATCGCCGTCACCCGGATCACCGAGCGCGGTGCCACCCGCGCCGACGATCGCGCCTCAGAGGCCTCCATGGAGGACCGCAAGCGGGAGGGATACTTCTGA
- the pth gene encoding aminoacyl-tRNA hydrolase: protein MPIVDRWLVVGLGNPGPEYAGNRHNAGFMVLDELAARAGGRFKAHRSRAEVLEGRLAGVPAVLAKPLSFMNLSGGPVKALADFYKVDPARVVVVHDELDIPYGALRAKLGGGDNGHNGLKSITKSLATKDYLRVRFGIGRPPGRMDAAAYVLRDFATAERKDLAFLVDRASDVVESLIRVGLEPTQNAFHTGDLNVSGPPR, encoded by the coding sequence ATGCCGATCGTGGACCGCTGGTTGGTCGTGGGCCTGGGAAACCCCGGGCCGGAGTACGCCGGGAACCGGCACAACGCGGGGTTCATGGTCCTGGACGAGCTCGCCGCGCGGGCCGGGGGACGGTTCAAGGCGCACAGGTCGCGGGCGGAGGTGCTGGAGGGCCGCCTCGCGGGTGTCCCCGCCGTGCTGGCCAAGCCGCTGTCCTTCATGAACCTCTCCGGCGGGCCGGTCAAGGCCCTCGCCGACTTCTACAAGGTCGACCCGGCCCGGGTGGTCGTGGTCCACGACGAACTGGACATCCCGTACGGCGCGCTGAGGGCGAAGCTGGGCGGCGGCGACAACGGCCACAACGGGCTGAAGTCGATCACCAAGTCGCTGGCGACCAAGGACTACCTGCGGGTGCGGTTCGGCATCGGCCGCCCGCCCGGCCGGATGGACGCCGCGGCCTACGTCCTGCGCGACTTCGCCACCGCCGAGCGCAAGGACCTCGCGTTCCTGGTCGACCGCGCCTCCGACGTCGTGGAGTCGCTGATCAGGGTCGGCCTTGAGCCGACCCAGAACGCCTTCCACACCGGCGACCTGAACGTCTCAGGCCCGCCCAGGTAA
- a CDS encoding exonuclease encodes MVSLGMTVAGRMTGKVFEPVDPQTLTLYAELRPISDDHVPEALAVSGLDRETLIREGRDPAEAMREAAAWIREVCGNSSPVLAAYPLSYDWMWIYWYFMRFTGVSPFGHSRCIDLKTLYAAKAGVPIGWATKRQMPEHLRSPRPHTHNALDDAIEQAELLQNLMAFDPR; translated from the coding sequence ATGGTCAGTCTTGGTATGACCGTGGCCGGGCGGATGACCGGAAAGGTCTTCGAACCGGTGGATCCGCAGACCCTCACGCTCTACGCGGAGCTGCGGCCGATCAGCGACGACCACGTGCCCGAGGCGCTCGCCGTAAGCGGACTGGACCGGGAGACCCTGATCCGCGAGGGCCGCGACCCGGCCGAGGCGATGCGGGAGGCCGCCGCGTGGATCCGTGAGGTGTGCGGGAACAGCTCGCCGGTACTGGCGGCCTATCCGCTCTCCTACGACTGGATGTGGATTTACTGGTATTTCATGCGCTTCACCGGTGTCTCGCCGTTCGGGCACTCACGCTGCATCGACCTCAAGACGCTGTACGCGGCCAAGGCGGGCGTGCCGATCGGCTGGGCGACCAAGCGGCAGATGCCCGAGCACCTGCGGTCCCCGCGGCCGCACACCCACAACGCGCTGGACGACGCGATCGAGCAGGCCGAGCTGCTGCAGAACCTGATGGCGTTCGACCCGCGGTGA
- a CDS encoding sulfotransferase, which translates to MRPVLVTGLPRTGTSWTGRMLAASGELVYVNEPLNPEHPPGRSPGVLDAVVGHRFQYICPDNERAWLPAFTRTVALRYGFLAELRRNRSPYDLARMVRYGTAFTLGRLGGRRALLDDPFALFSAGWFADRLGCRVIVLLRDPVAFVGSWQRLGWTVYFHELLEQPLLMRDQPHLEALRPLIGSQDRVAKAVALWRAAGITAADLADRYPGIMLARYEDLARDPRTGFRRLYEWAGLTWSARAEERVRRACTAASDAVTSDPVASGATASGGGAGGFTWSGLSRTAYRPMDSRRALAEAAARLSPQEALRVRELASAEHH; encoded by the coding sequence GTGAGACCCGTACTGGTCACCGGGCTGCCCAGGACCGGGACGAGCTGGACGGGCAGGATGCTCGCGGCGAGCGGGGAGCTGGTCTACGTCAACGAGCCGCTCAACCCCGAGCACCCGCCGGGCCGCTCCCCGGGCGTCCTCGACGCCGTGGTCGGCCACCGCTTCCAGTACATCTGCCCGGACAACGAGCGGGCCTGGCTGCCCGCCTTCACCCGCACGGTCGCGCTGCGCTACGGGTTCCTGGCGGAGCTGCGCCGCAACCGGTCGCCGTACGACCTGGCGAGAATGGTCCGGTACGGCACCGCGTTCACGCTGGGACGGCTGGGCGGGCGCCGGGCGCTGCTGGACGACCCGTTCGCGCTGTTCTCCGCCGGATGGTTCGCCGACCGGCTGGGCTGCCGGGTGATCGTCCTGCTGCGCGATCCGGTGGCGTTCGTCGGCAGCTGGCAGCGGCTCGGCTGGACGGTCTACTTCCACGAGCTGCTCGAACAGCCGCTGCTGATGCGCGACCAGCCCCACCTGGAGGCGTTGCGCCCGCTGATCGGTTCCCAGGACCGCGTCGCCAAGGCCGTGGCGCTGTGGCGGGCGGCCGGAATCACCGCCGCCGACCTGGCCGACCGGTACCCGGGGATCATGCTGGCCCGCTACGAGGACCTGGCCCGCGACCCCCGGACCGGCTTTCGCCGCCTGTACGAGTGGGCGGGCCTGACCTGGTCGGCCCGTGCCGAGGAGCGCGTCCGCCGCGCGTGCACGGCTGCGTCGGACGCGGTCACGTCGGATCCGGTCGCCTCCGGCGCGACCGCGTCAGGCGGGGGCGCCGGCGGCTTCACCTGGAGCGGCCTGTCCCGCACGGCCTACCGGCCGATGGACTCGCGCCGCGCCCTCGCCGAGGCCGCTGCCCGGCTGAGCCCGCAGGAGGCCCTCCGGGTCAGGGAGCTGGCCTCCGCGGAACACCACTGA
- a CDS encoding WecB/TagA/CpsF family glycosyltransferase: MAPITEHPRVILRHGAQIVPFTTGQGAERAPTLARYGLAVAPLLPGKAAERPPVFPRHGLPLAPSAAGQAVERPRATGRHGPPVVPSAPGRVVERPPVVTRHDSSVVPFALRRVVERPLVVTRHDSSVVPFALRRVVERPSVITRYDSPVMSFTAGRAVAPAVRDAVTPIPPRADHRSATGHDPAPGLPAVAGQAGTPVVGRVAPPAVPRRRPRPDKATRRRLRRRVHVAGVAIDPMTESEVVDHVVAALKRGEGGHLVTPNVDISRTVARDPRARRFVERADLAVADGMPLVWAARLLGTPLPGRVTGADLIWSLSEAAAFYRHPVYLLGGPRGTAAQAARELVDRHPKLVIAGVGTPPYGFEDDPESYARVRDAVIAAAPRLVFVGLGFPRQERLIASLRRDLPGTWFVGCGSAIAFAAGTVRRAPAWMRRGGLEWIFRLTREPGRLARRYLVDDLPYALRLLTVSLVRGLFS; this comes from the coding sequence ATGGCGCCCATCACCGAGCATCCGCGGGTGATCCTCCGCCACGGTGCCCAGATCGTTCCGTTCACGACGGGCCAGGGCGCCGAGCGTGCGCCGACGCTCGCGCGCTACGGCCTGGCGGTCGCCCCGCTCCTGCCGGGGAAGGCCGCCGAGCGCCCGCCGGTGTTCCCCCGTCACGGGCTGCCGCTCGCTCCGTCCGCGGCGGGCCAGGCCGTCGAGCGCCCGCGCGCGACCGGTCGCCACGGCCCGCCGGTCGTTCCTTCCGCACCGGGGCGGGTCGTCGAGCGCCCGCCGGTGGTCACGCGCCACGACTCGTCGGTCGTTCCGTTCGCACTGAGGCGGGTTGTCGAGCGCCCGTTGGTGGTCACGCGTCACGACTCGTCGGTCGTTCCGTTCGCACTGAGGCGGGTCGTCGAGCGCCCGTCGGTGATCACGCGTTACGACTCGCCCGTCATGTCGTTCACGGCGGGGCGGGCCGTGGCCCCGGCCGTCCGTGACGCCGTGACACCGATCCCGCCCCGCGCCGACCACCGGTCCGCCACCGGTCACGATCCGGCGCCCGGCCTGCCCGCCGTCGCAGGGCAGGCCGGAACGCCGGTCGTCGGGCGGGTGGCGCCCCCCGCCGTCCCCCGCCGGAGGCCCCGGCCCGACAAGGCCACCCGCAGGCGTCTGCGCAGGCGCGTGCACGTGGCGGGGGTCGCGATCGACCCGATGACCGAGAGCGAGGTCGTCGATCACGTGGTCGCCGCTCTGAAGCGCGGTGAGGGCGGCCACCTCGTCACCCCGAACGTCGACATCAGCCGGACCGTCGCCCGCGATCCCCGGGCCCGCCGGTTCGTCGAGCGCGCCGACCTCGCGGTGGCGGACGGCATGCCGCTGGTGTGGGCGGCGAGACTGCTCGGCACCCCCCTCCCCGGCCGGGTCACCGGCGCCGACCTGATCTGGTCCCTGTCGGAGGCCGCCGCCTTCTACCGCCATCCCGTGTACCTGCTGGGCGGCCCCCGGGGCACGGCCGCGCAGGCGGCCCGCGAGCTGGTGGACCGCCATCCGAAGCTGGTGATCGCCGGGGTCGGCACCCCGCCGTACGGGTTCGAGGACGATCCCGAGAGCTACGCCCGGGTGCGCGACGCCGTGATCGCCGCCGCTCCCCGGCTGGTCTTCGTCGGGCTCGGCTTCCCCAGGCAGGAGCGGCTCATCGCCTCGCTCCGCCGGGACCTGCCGGGCACCTGGTTCGTCGGCTGCGGCTCGGCGATCGCCTTCGCCGCGGGCACCGTCCGGCGGGCACCGGCGTGGATGCGCCGCGGTGGCCTGGAGTGGATCTTCCGGTTGACGCGGGAGCCGGGCAGGCTCGCCCGCCGCTACCTGGTCGACGACCTGCCGTACGCGCTCAGGCTCCTCACGGTCTCCCTCGTACGCGGCCTCTTCTCCTGA
- a CDS encoding sugar transferase gives MPGWVREHRAMAVAADTTCAALAGALALFVRFGEVTPYVFPYVVLSAALPAVWVCVVALNRAYEPRLIGLGSEEFQRILQCGFMLTAAFAVCAYLTKIEVARGYVVLALPLTTLLTLLTRYGLRRSLHRRRARGGCMRRVVAVGHRAAIAELVRRFRRERYHGMEVVAACVPRGGTGDVEGVPVMGDLSDVALAAGRVSADTVAVLACPEMDGVALRRLAWRLEKTDTDLIVAPALMEVAGPRITIRPAAGLPLLHVDHPEISGLRQVLKNLFDRVGAGLLLAALLPLLAGVAVAVRASGPGPAFFRQTRVGRDGVEFTIYKFRTMRADAERRKITLSSDGPGMLFKIRNDPRVTPLGARLRRHSLDELPQLINVLLGHMSLVGPRPPLPEEVARYGDDVRRRLLVKPGMTGLWQVSGRSDLSWEESVRLDLRYVESWSLMLDLQILWKTWSAVARGAGAY, from the coding sequence ATGCCGGGCTGGGTGCGGGAGCACCGCGCGATGGCCGTCGCCGCCGACACCACCTGCGCCGCCCTGGCCGGAGCCCTCGCGCTGTTCGTTCGATTCGGCGAGGTTACTCCCTACGTCTTCCCGTACGTCGTGCTGAGCGCGGCGCTGCCCGCCGTCTGGGTCTGCGTGGTCGCGCTGAACCGCGCCTACGAGCCCCGGCTCATCGGTCTGGGCTCGGAGGAGTTCCAGCGGATCCTCCAGTGCGGCTTCATGCTCACCGCCGCCTTCGCCGTCTGCGCCTACCTCACCAAGATCGAGGTGGCCCGGGGCTACGTGGTGCTGGCCCTCCCGCTGACGACGCTGCTCACCCTCCTCACCCGGTACGGCCTGCGCCGTTCCCTGCACCGCAGGCGGGCGCGGGGCGGGTGCATGCGGCGGGTCGTGGCGGTGGGCCACCGGGCGGCGATCGCCGAGCTGGTCCGCAGGTTCCGCCGGGAGCGCTACCACGGCATGGAGGTCGTGGCGGCGTGCGTCCCGCGCGGCGGGACGGGCGACGTGGAGGGCGTGCCGGTCATGGGTGACCTCTCCGACGTCGCGCTCGCGGCCGGGCGGGTCTCGGCCGACACCGTGGCCGTGCTCGCCTGCCCGGAGATGGACGGGGTGGCGCTGCGGCGGCTGGCCTGGCGGCTGGAGAAGACCGACACGGACCTGATCGTGGCTCCCGCGCTGATGGAGGTGGCCGGGCCGCGGATCACCATCCGCCCGGCGGCGGGGCTGCCGCTGCTGCACGTGGACCACCCCGAGATCTCCGGCCTGCGTCAGGTGCTCAAGAACCTGTTCGACCGGGTGGGGGCCGGCCTGCTGCTGGCGGCACTGCTGCCCCTGCTGGCGGGGGTGGCGGTGGCGGTGCGGGCCTCGGGGCCGGGTCCCGCGTTCTTCCGGCAGACGAGGGTGGGTCGCGACGGAGTCGAGTTCACGATCTACAAGTTCCGGACGATGCGCGCCGACGCCGAGCGCCGGAAGATCACCCTGTCCAGTGACGGCCCCGGCATGCTCTTCAAGATCCGTAACGATCCGAGGGTGACCCCGCTGGGCGCCCGGCTGCGCCGCCACTCGCTGGACGAGCTGCCCCAGTTGATCAACGTGCTCCTGGGCCACATGTCCTTGGTCGGCCCCCGGCCGCCGCTGCCCGAGGAGGTCGCCAGGTACGGTGACGACGTCCGCCGCCGATTATTGGTCAAACCGGGTATGACAGGCCTCTGGCAGGTAAGTGGCCGTTCTGACCTCTCTTGGGAGGAATCCGTACGGTTGGACCTGCGTTACGTGGAGAGCTGGTCCCTCATGCTGGACCTGCAGATCCTGTGGAAGACTTGGTCGGCTGTCGCGCGAGGAGCTGGAGCATACTGA